From Nicotiana tabacum cultivar K326 chromosome 22, ASM71507v2, whole genome shotgun sequence, one genomic window encodes:
- the LOC107802061 gene encoding OVARIAN TUMOR DOMAIN-containing deubiquitinating enzyme 6-like isoform X1, with translation MTRILVQRGSTGSSSSSSNQNRSSVSLPESSASSSAPLQPQASSTSQVPSALKDDELVGEFPESIVLDEFSVGSFNHKGEGDDASLENFSSDRSHLEEKIIDNEKIGDGAFVCGDSVKRSSGLSVEAAENEGTSVQGAKGSSCPPPPPVPPPKPMSLSCSPREFSSGSSNAVRLGCRELVGRPNVSTRTSSTGSRPSSPRSHSESEGYNSADEQNPKFGSSRNDMEREHQFESDIRRAKGLEVKKMLEDGNCLFRAVADQVYGDSEAYDLVRQMCIDYMERERDHFSQFITEGFTSYCKRKRRDKVYGNNVEIQALSEMYNRPIHIYSYSIEPMNTFHGSYNSDSPPIRLSYHHGNHYNSLVDPCRLTVGAGLGFSSLQGTNIDKDKVRAAIKAQQDQQINNALLAEGRFYSDLELTEKEMERMVIEASRAEYIARDRFRQQLGCQESSTSGAEPSSSGARSSGSEIRQEGGPCLPDSTFSDCIQIMLSMGFSYPRVIEAYSIFGDDVDSMVCYLVETSSSSRRSRGKATE, from the exons ATGACACGGATACTTGTTCAGCGAGGTTCTACAGGGTCTTCATCGTCGTCATCAAACCAGAACAGGTCATCAGTTTCACTCCCTGAATCATCTGCATCTTCTTCAGCTCCATTGCAGCCACAGGCTTCTAGCACTAGTCAGGTACCATCAGCTCTGAAAGATGACGAGTTGGTAGGAGAATTTCCAGAATCTATTGTCTTGGATGAGTTTTCTGTTGGTTCTTTCAACCACAAAGGTGAAGGTGACGATGCTTCATTAGAAAACTTCAGCAGTGACAGAAGCCACCTTGAAGAAAAGATTATTGACAATGAGAAGATAGGTGATGGTGCTTTTGTCTGTGGGGACTCTGTAAAAAGATCTAGTGGTTTAAGTGTTGAGGCAGCTGAAAATGAGGGAACTTCTGTGCAGGGGGCTAAAGGTAGTTCGTGTCCACCTCCACCTCCTGTCCCACCTCCTAAACCTATGTCTCTAAGCTGTAGTCCAAGGGAATTTTCATCAGGTAGTTCAAATGCAGTGCGGTTAGGATGTAGGGAACTTGTTGGGCGGCCTAATGTGTCAACTAGGACTTCATCTACGGGATCTAGGCCATCCTCTCCACGGTCACACAGCGAAAGTGAAGGTTATAATAGTGCCGATGAGCAGAACCCCAAATTTGGATCCTCACGCAATGATATG GAGAGAGAGCACCAGTTTGAAAGTGATATTAGAAGAGCGAAAGGCTTAGAAGTTAAGAAAATGCTGGAAGATGGGAACTGCCTCTTCCGTGCAGTTGCTGACCAAGTATATGGTGATTCTGAAGCTTATGATTTGGTCAGgcagatgtgcattgactacatg GAGCGCGAAAGAGACCACTTTTCTCAGTTTATAACTGAAGGATTCACATCCTATTGCAAGAGAAaaaggagagacaag GTTTACGGCAACAATGTGGAAATCCAAGCGTTATCTGAAATGTATAACCGCCCTATCCATATATATTCTTACAGCATCG AACCAATGAACACGTTCCATGGAAGTTATAACTCAGACAGCCCTCCTATCCGTCTCAGTTATCATCATGGAAATCATTACAACTCCCTTGTTGATCCTTGCCGATTAACAGTTGGTGCTGGGCTTGGGTTTAGCTCTCTGCAAGGG ACAAACATCGACAAGGATAAAGTAAGAGCTGCAATTAAAGCTCAACAGGACCAACAGATTAATAAC GCGCTTCTGGCTGAAGGACGCTTCTACTCAGATCTTGAGCTCACTGAAAAGGAGATGGAACGCATGGTGATCGAAGCTTCTAGGGCTGAGTATATTGCTCGTGATAGGTTTAGACAACAGCTTGGTTGTCAAGAGTCTTCCACATCCGGAGCTGAGCCATCATCTTCAGGAGCTA GGTCATCTGGAAGTGAGATACGGCAGGAAGGTGGGCCCTGCTTGCCAGATTCCACCTTTAGCGACTGCATCCAGATTATGCTGTCGATGGGTTTCAGCTATCCACGAGTAATTGAGGCTTATAGCATATTTGGGGACGATGTGGATTCTATGGTTTGTTATCTTGTAGAAACCAGCAGTAGCAGCAGACGCAGCAGAGGAAAAGCAACTGAATGA
- the LOC107802061 gene encoding OVARIAN TUMOR DOMAIN-containing deubiquitinating enzyme 6-like isoform X2 → MTRILVQRGSTGSSSSSSNQNRSSVSLPESSASSSAPLQPQASSTSQVPSALKDDELVGEFPESIVLDEFSVGSFNHKGEGDDASLENFSSDRSHLEEKIIDNEKIGDGAFVCGDSVKRSSGLSVEAAENEGTSVQGAKGSSCPPPPPVPPPKPMSLSCSPREFSSGSSNAVRLGCRELVGRPNVSTRTSSTGSRPSSPRSHSESEGYNSADEQNPKFGSSRNDMERERDHFSQFITEGFTSYCKRKRRDKVYGNNVEIQALSEMYNRPIHIYSYSIEPMNTFHGSYNSDSPPIRLSYHHGNHYNSLVDPCRLTVGAGLGFSSLQGTNIDKDKVRAAIKAQQDQQINNALLAEGRFYSDLELTEKEMERMVIEASRAEYIARDRFRQQLGCQESSTSGAEPSSSGARSSGSEIRQEGGPCLPDSTFSDCIQIMLSMGFSYPRVIEAYSIFGDDVDSMVCYLVETSSSSRRSRGKATE, encoded by the exons ATGACACGGATACTTGTTCAGCGAGGTTCTACAGGGTCTTCATCGTCGTCATCAAACCAGAACAGGTCATCAGTTTCACTCCCTGAATCATCTGCATCTTCTTCAGCTCCATTGCAGCCACAGGCTTCTAGCACTAGTCAGGTACCATCAGCTCTGAAAGATGACGAGTTGGTAGGAGAATTTCCAGAATCTATTGTCTTGGATGAGTTTTCTGTTGGTTCTTTCAACCACAAAGGTGAAGGTGACGATGCTTCATTAGAAAACTTCAGCAGTGACAGAAGCCACCTTGAAGAAAAGATTATTGACAATGAGAAGATAGGTGATGGTGCTTTTGTCTGTGGGGACTCTGTAAAAAGATCTAGTGGTTTAAGTGTTGAGGCAGCTGAAAATGAGGGAACTTCTGTGCAGGGGGCTAAAGGTAGTTCGTGTCCACCTCCACCTCCTGTCCCACCTCCTAAACCTATGTCTCTAAGCTGTAGTCCAAGGGAATTTTCATCAGGTAGTTCAAATGCAGTGCGGTTAGGATGTAGGGAACTTGTTGGGCGGCCTAATGTGTCAACTAGGACTTCATCTACGGGATCTAGGCCATCCTCTCCACGGTCACACAGCGAAAGTGAAGGTTATAATAGTGCCGATGAGCAGAACCCCAAATTTGGATCCTCACGCAATGATATG GAGCGCGAAAGAGACCACTTTTCTCAGTTTATAACTGAAGGATTCACATCCTATTGCAAGAGAAaaaggagagacaag GTTTACGGCAACAATGTGGAAATCCAAGCGTTATCTGAAATGTATAACCGCCCTATCCATATATATTCTTACAGCATCG AACCAATGAACACGTTCCATGGAAGTTATAACTCAGACAGCCCTCCTATCCGTCTCAGTTATCATCATGGAAATCATTACAACTCCCTTGTTGATCCTTGCCGATTAACAGTTGGTGCTGGGCTTGGGTTTAGCTCTCTGCAAGGG ACAAACATCGACAAGGATAAAGTAAGAGCTGCAATTAAAGCTCAACAGGACCAACAGATTAATAAC GCGCTTCTGGCTGAAGGACGCTTCTACTCAGATCTTGAGCTCACTGAAAAGGAGATGGAACGCATGGTGATCGAAGCTTCTAGGGCTGAGTATATTGCTCGTGATAGGTTTAGACAACAGCTTGGTTGTCAAGAGTCTTCCACATCCGGAGCTGAGCCATCATCTTCAGGAGCTA GGTCATCTGGAAGTGAGATACGGCAGGAAGGTGGGCCCTGCTTGCCAGATTCCACCTTTAGCGACTGCATCCAGATTATGCTGTCGATGGGTTTCAGCTATCCACGAGTAATTGAGGCTTATAGCATATTTGGGGACGATGTGGATTCTATGGTTTGTTATCTTGTAGAAACCAGCAGTAGCAGCAGACGCAGCAGAGGAAAAGCAACTGAATGA